In Actinobacillus indolicus, a single genomic region encodes these proteins:
- a CDS encoding MmgE/PrpD family protein, with amino-acid sequence MSMKSQQFSKLIMDTPLIVDDVVLDYAINGVIDYFASSLPATNQHDIEQLKKAILQEQGIQTSWLIGHKVYVTSKQAALCNGFQAHLLDNDDVHELVRGHPSAVILSALFASIDITQHQFIDSRRFLTAYIIGVEVMACLGKAVNPTLYLKGWHATATLGGIASVAAICYLHQYPFLEQAFMLAATQASGLRLVFGSSVKALHAGIAAQQAIQSIEWLKLGLNVTGDFLDQAVGFLTIFANSEAILDLSNWGQKWQISELWFKNYSYCSAASSIADATDSLVSSHTLDLAQIQYIKVTINPNADSALIYKYPQTSLQGRFSAEYIVAKILAKESLSFDAFNTELIHSDTVQLMQKITREYIEDKVFPRYAKIEIGFMDGKCLESRVNYPKGSPMNPYSSDELEQKLVTALQNQELSMAFIRDIRQFFHPINLVNFIQTYSEKI; translated from the coding sequence ATGTCTATGAAAAGCCAACAGTTTAGTAAGTTGATTATGGATACGCCATTAATTGTTGATGATGTTGTATTAGATTATGCAATAAATGGGGTGATAGATTATTTTGCCTCAAGTTTACCTGCAACAAATCAGCATGATATTGAGCAACTGAAAAAAGCGATTCTTCAGGAACAAGGTATCCAAACGAGCTGGCTAATTGGACATAAAGTATATGTAACAAGTAAGCAAGCAGCATTATGCAATGGGTTTCAAGCTCATCTGCTAGACAATGATGATGTGCATGAACTCGTTCGAGGACATCCTTCGGCGGTGATTCTATCGGCATTATTTGCCAGTATTGATATAACTCAGCATCAATTTATTGATAGCCGACGTTTTCTTACTGCGTATATTATTGGTGTGGAAGTGATGGCGTGTTTAGGTAAAGCAGTGAATCCTACGCTCTATTTGAAAGGATGGCATGCAACGGCAACCCTTGGTGGAATAGCCTCTGTCGCTGCAATTTGTTATTTACATCAGTACCCATTTTTAGAGCAAGCGTTTATGTTAGCTGCGACACAAGCCTCTGGGCTACGTTTAGTCTTTGGTAGTTCTGTGAAAGCATTACACGCAGGCATTGCGGCACAACAAGCTATTCAATCGATTGAGTGGCTTAAATTGGGGTTAAATGTAACGGGGGATTTCCTCGATCAAGCGGTAGGATTCCTCACTATTTTTGCAAATTCAGAGGCTATATTAGATTTATCTAATTGGGGACAAAAATGGCAGATAAGCGAATTATGGTTCAAAAATTATAGTTATTGCTCCGCTGCTTCGAGTATTGCTGATGCCACTGACAGTTTAGTATCTTCGCATACATTAGATCTAGCGCAAATCCAGTACATCAAGGTAACGATAAATCCAAATGCGGATAGTGCGTTGATCTATAAATATCCTCAGACTTCATTGCAAGGACGTTTTTCTGCCGAATATATTGTGGCAAAAATCCTTGCCAAGGAGTCATTAAGTTTTGATGCCTTTAATACCGAACTAATTCATTCTGATACTGTTCAACTGATGCAAAAAATAACGCGAGAATATATCGAAGATAAAGTATTTCCTCGGTATGCCAAGATTGAAATTGGTTTCATGGATGGAAAATGTTTAGAAAGCCGAGTTAATTATCCCAAAGGTAGTCCAATGAATCCATATAGTTCAGATGAATTGGAACAAAAACTAGTTACAGCATTGCAAAATCAAGAACTCAGCATGGCTTTTATTCGTGATATTCGCCAGTTTTTCCACCCGATAAATTTGGTTAATTTTATTCAAACGTATAGTGAAAAAATTTAG
- a CDS encoding SulP family inorganic anion transporter — translation MIINQSIGKLLKQNFSSGLVVFLVALPLCLGIALASGAPPLAGILSGIVGGIVIGAFSTSHISVSGPAAGLAAIVLAAITELGSFELFLCAGLIAGVVQFILGFVRAGSITNYIPVAVIEGMLAGIGVLIILKQLPYALGSNETLLALIESSQVHLGSLLIALISLAIMIGWDHHPKLKKIKLLPSALVAVIVGILLNDLFVYFNLPLAIPNSQLVQLPIPHSLEEAESLIRCPNFSGFTNSVVWVTGITIAVVASVETLLSIEAADRLDVHRRITDNNHELRVQGFANILASCIGALPMTSVIVRSSANASAGATHKISAVIHGILLLICVISIPTLLNQIPLATLAAVLILIGFKLTHPKHYKHFWHKGIYQFIPFVATMVAVVFLDLLKGVGIGLVISILFILHGNMKRAYYLSREELSEADEIVLELGEEVSFLNKAAIKKTLKNIQPNSKVTINAEKALYIASDVLELLEDFTNVYAQENNIQVKLRGFKYDYEHQEGVEHTHIRVEHRSRI, via the coding sequence ATGATCATCAATCAAAGTATAGGGAAATTACTGAAACAAAACTTTTCATCTGGATTAGTGGTTTTTTTAGTTGCGCTACCGCTCTGTTTAGGTATCGCTTTAGCATCAGGTGCGCCACCGCTTGCAGGTATTCTTTCTGGGATTGTCGGTGGAATCGTTATCGGTGCATTTAGTACATCACACATCAGTGTTTCAGGCCCAGCCGCTGGACTTGCTGCTATTGTTTTGGCAGCAATTACGGAACTGGGCTCTTTTGAACTCTTTCTCTGTGCAGGATTAATTGCAGGTGTTGTTCAGTTTATCCTTGGTTTTGTACGGGCAGGAAGTATTACAAACTATATTCCTGTGGCGGTGATTGAAGGTATGCTTGCTGGAATTGGGGTGCTTATTATCCTTAAGCAGTTGCCTTACGCTCTAGGAAGTAATGAGACATTATTAGCATTAATCGAAAGTAGCCAAGTTCATTTGGGTTCTTTACTTATCGCACTCATCTCTCTCGCCATTATGATTGGTTGGGATCACCACCCTAAACTCAAAAAAATAAAATTACTTCCATCAGCCCTTGTTGCTGTTATCGTTGGCATTTTATTAAATGACCTTTTTGTTTATTTTAATTTGCCTTTAGCTATTCCAAATTCACAGCTCGTTCAGCTACCAATTCCCCATTCTTTAGAAGAAGCAGAGAGCCTAATTCGTTGTCCGAATTTTTCAGGATTTACCAACAGTGTCGTTTGGGTAACTGGGATTACGATTGCGGTTGTCGCCTCCGTCGAGACTCTACTTTCCATTGAAGCTGCCGATCGTTTAGACGTACACCGTAGAATCACTGATAATAACCACGAATTACGAGTGCAAGGCTTTGCCAATATTCTAGCTTCTTGTATTGGGGCATTACCAATGACTTCCGTGATTGTGCGTTCATCCGCCAATGCAAGTGCAGGTGCAACCCATAAAATCTCTGCCGTTATTCACGGTATTTTATTGCTGATCTGTGTTATCTCTATTCCGACACTATTGAATCAAATTCCCCTTGCTACTTTAGCAGCAGTACTGATTTTAATTGGCTTTAAATTAACCCATCCAAAACATTACAAACATTTTTGGCACAAAGGCATTTATCAATTTATTCCCTTTGTTGCAACAATGGTTGCCGTTGTCTTTTTGGATTTATTAAAAGGGGTTGGGATTGGCTTAGTCATCAGTATTCTCTTTATTCTCCATGGTAATATGAAACGTGCTTACTATTTAAGCCGTGAAGAATTAAGCGAAGCCGATGAAATCGTTTTAGAATTAGGCGAAGAAGTCTCTTTCTTGAATAAAGCTGCAATTAAGAAAACCTTAAAGAACATTCAGCCGAACTCCAAAGTCACTATCAATGCAGAAAAAGCGTTATATATTGCGAGTGATGTTTTAGAACTACTTGAAGATTTCACCAATGTTTATGCCCAAGAAAATAATATTCAAGTGAAATTACGTGGTTTCAAATACGATTACGAACATCAAGAAGGTGTAGAACATACCCATATTCGAGTGGAACATCGAAGTCGTATTTAA
- a CDS encoding amidohydrolase, which produces MSFFQNIIHEHQSLADFLTQFRRERHQYPELSNQEFETTAKIREILEQYQITVLDLPLKTGLVAEIKGRQPGKMLALRSDIDALPILEESGVEYSSLNAGVMHACGHDFHLSAALGAAILLKQQQETLKGTVRILFQAAEETGLGAVDVLNTNVLEDVDLIFGIHNDPTLAVGDLGTKAGALTAGVDRFEVKISAKGAHAARPHDGKDPIVISAHLVSAIQSIISRNIASQENAVVSITQIHSGSTWNVIPDSAYLEGTVRTFNSEVREKIAQRFKTIVQGIAETFEVEIGLIWHEGPPSVINSAQWIDFVLDTATECGFNAKLIEASPIGEDFAFYQKHIPGVFIMIGSGGPYALHHPKFKVDDSVLFPTAYYLAQLAKKYLN; this is translated from the coding sequence ATGTCTTTTTTTCAAAATATCATTCACGAACATCAATCTCTCGCTGATTTTCTCACTCAATTTCGTCGAGAGCGTCATCAATATCCTGAATTATCTAATCAAGAGTTTGAGACCACAGCTAAAATCCGTGAAATTTTAGAACAGTATCAAATTACAGTACTTGATTTACCCTTAAAAACGGGGCTAGTTGCTGAAATTAAAGGGAGACAACCTGGTAAAATGTTGGCACTACGTTCAGATATTGATGCATTACCTATTTTAGAAGAGAGTGGCGTAGAGTATAGCTCTTTAAATGCTGGAGTGATGCATGCTTGTGGCCACGATTTTCATCTTTCTGCCGCACTTGGAGCTGCTATTTTATTAAAGCAACAACAAGAAACTTTAAAAGGAACAGTGAGAATTTTATTTCAAGCAGCGGAAGAAACAGGCCTGGGGGCTGTAGATGTCCTAAATACAAACGTTTTAGAGGATGTTGATTTAATATTTGGCATTCATAATGATCCTACACTTGCTGTTGGGGATTTAGGCACCAAAGCGGGGGCATTAACGGCGGGCGTGGATCGTTTTGAGGTTAAAATCTCTGCAAAAGGTGCTCATGCCGCTCGCCCACATGATGGCAAAGATCCGATTGTGATTTCAGCGCATCTTGTTAGTGCTATACAGTCTATTATTAGTCGAAATATTGCTTCTCAAGAAAATGCAGTAGTTTCTATTACCCAAATTCATAGTGGTTCAACATGGAATGTGATTCCAGATTCTGCTTATTTAGAAGGCACAGTAAGAACTTTTAATTCAGAGGTTAGAGAGAAAATTGCTCAACGTTTTAAAACGATAGTACAAGGCATTGCAGAGACATTTGAAGTTGAGATTGGGCTAATTTGGCATGAAGGTCCACCTTCTGTGATTAACTCGGCACAATGGATTGATTTTGTACTAGATACAGCAACAGAGTGTGGATTTAATGCTAAACTGATTGAAGCAAGCCCTATCGGTGAAGATTTTGCTTTCTATCAAAAACATATTCCAGGCGTATTTATTATGATCGGTTCTGGCGGGCCTTATGCGCTTCACCATCCAAAATTTAAAGTAGATGATTCCGTGTTGTTTCCGACCGCATATTATTTAGCGCAATTAGCAAAAAAATACCTTAATTAG
- a CDS encoding cytochrome b, giving the protein MQTRYPISIITLHWLMAVLVVIAYITGGNPVRNGFEGEIHAVSGLLIALLLLIRLPVRLFLKKKIPVHTLPQWQHLLAQLVQVALYLCMILIPLTGLLALSEKTDSYILFGMNLPLLDMSFLETSDIEIGDLHELFANAFIGLAGVHAVAALIHHFVFKDGVLKSMSPH; this is encoded by the coding sequence ATGCAAACACGTTACCCTATTTCAATTATCACACTTCATTGGCTAATGGCTGTATTAGTCGTTATTGCCTATATTACTGGCGGAAATCCTGTTAGAAATGGCTTTGAAGGTGAAATTCACGCTGTAAGTGGATTACTTATTGCTCTATTACTACTTATCCGCTTACCTGTTCGTCTTTTCTTAAAGAAAAAAATCCCTGTTCATACGTTACCTCAATGGCAACACCTACTTGCCCAACTAGTGCAAGTGGCATTATATCTCTGCATGATTCTTATTCCTCTGACTGGCTTATTAGCGTTATCTGAGAAAACAGATAGCTATATCCTTTTTGGAATGAATCTCCCCCTCTTGGATATGTCATTTCTTGAAACAAGTGACATAGAAATCGGCGATCTTCATGAATTATTTGCTAATGCTTTCATTGGATTAGCAGGCGTTCACGCAGTAGCCGCATTAATTCACCACTTTGTGTTTAAAGACGGTGTATTAAAAAGTATGTCTCCACATTGA
- a CDS encoding amino acid ABC transporter substrate-binding protein has protein sequence MSKKYILTSLLLSGLALAGCEKSENTQVAPSQPEKVLRVGSTGQSYPNGFKQDGKLVGFDVETTEAIAKELGYRVEWTTAEFAGLMGQLESGRLDTVANAVAITEARKAKYSFTQPYSYYGSQIVTHKDNENINEYADLHGKTISGVLGSNHINNLKKHFPNNEVNVKTYETRDGAMYDLVYKRVDGYVNSKPILLAEIKRGNLPFKLVGKPLVIEEVGYGFLPNEKGNQLREQFDKAITKLKENGTIKALAVKYYGEDISEPTK, from the coding sequence ATGTCTAAGAAATATATTCTTACCAGCTTACTTTTATCAGGGCTTGCCTTAGCAGGATGTGAAAAAAGTGAAAATACCCAAGTGGCTCCAAGTCAACCTGAAAAGGTGCTACGCGTAGGCAGTACAGGGCAAAGTTATCCAAATGGCTTTAAACAAGATGGGAAATTAGTTGGCTTTGATGTGGAAACCACAGAAGCTATTGCCAAAGAGCTCGGCTACCGTGTTGAATGGACAACTGCTGAATTTGCTGGACTAATGGGGCAGTTGGAATCAGGTCGATTGGATACCGTCGCAAATGCGGTCGCCATCACAGAAGCCCGTAAGGCAAAATATAGTTTTACTCAACCTTATAGCTATTACGGTAGCCAAATTGTGACACATAAAGATAATGAAAATATCAACGAATATGCCGATTTACATGGGAAAACCATTTCGGGTGTGCTGGGTTCTAACCATATCAATAATTTGAAGAAACACTTTCCAAACAATGAAGTGAATGTGAAAACCTATGAAACTCGTGATGGGGCAATGTACGATTTAGTGTATAAACGCGTTGATGGTTATGTGAATTCCAAACCTATTTTATTGGCGGAAATTAAACGTGGAAATTTACCTTTTAAATTAGTTGGAAAACCATTAGTTATTGAAGAGGTCGGCTATGGATTTTTACCGAATGAAAAAGGTAACCAACTGAGAGAACAGTTTGATAAAGCAATCACTAAATTAAAAGAAAATGGCACCATTAAAGCACTCGCAGTGAAATATTATGGTGAAGATATTTCAGAACCTACCAAATAA
- a CDS encoding amino acid ABC transporter ATP-binding protein has product MINIEKLTKSFGNNTVLNQIDLTINEGEVVAIIGPSGSGKSTLLRCLNLLEKPNSGRITIGEIALDTKKYSHKQESDLRNQSAMVFQHYNLFKNKTALENITLGPIVSQGMDKEQAKELGLSLLKQVGLLPQAHQYPVTLSGGQQQRVAIARALAVKPKVLLFDEPTSALDPERVNEVLQVIQLLAKQKITMVIVTHELEFARNVADRVIFMANGGIVEQGAAKSVIDHPTHELTKRFVRQFSDPVEFYI; this is encoded by the coding sequence ATGATTAATATTGAAAAATTAACTAAATCTTTTGGAAATAATACGGTATTAAATCAGATCGATTTAACCATTAACGAAGGGGAAGTGGTAGCCATTATCGGTCCATCTGGCTCGGGTAAATCTACTTTATTACGTTGTTTAAATTTATTAGAAAAACCGAATTCAGGAAGAATTACTATTGGTGAAATTGCATTAGATACAAAAAAATATAGCCATAAGCAAGAAAGTGACTTGAGAAATCAGTCGGCCATGGTATTCCAACACTATAATTTATTTAAAAATAAAACAGCCTTAGAAAATATCACATTAGGACCGATTGTTTCTCAAGGAATGGATAAAGAACAAGCAAAAGAGTTAGGCTTATCTTTATTAAAACAAGTGGGGTTATTACCTCAAGCTCATCAATATCCTGTTACTTTATCGGGTGGACAACAGCAACGAGTTGCCATTGCGAGAGCTTTAGCAGTTAAGCCGAAAGTGTTACTTTTTGATGAGCCAACCTCAGCACTTGACCCTGAAAGAGTGAATGAGGTTTTGCAAGTCATACAGCTATTAGCCAAACAGAAAATTACCATGGTGATTGTTACCCATGAGTTAGAGTTTGCAAGAAATGTGGCGGATCGTGTTATTTTTATGGCAAATGGCGGTATTGTAGAGCAAGGGGCTGCGAAATCCGTGATTGATCATCCAACACATGAATTAACTAAACGTTTTGTTCGTCAATTTTCAGATCCTGTCGAGTTTTATATTTAA
- the purB gene encoding adenylosuccinate lyase, producing MASHIIDFLTLGNNFGTAEMREVWSETNRLKKHVAIEIALAKAEGELGVIPKEAAQKIAERADPAQFDLEAISQEIARLKHSFMATINTLQAQCGEAGEFVHYGPTTQDIVDTGTALQLKEAFHIIERDSRLVAQELKKLAKQYRALPMVGRTHGMQALPTTFGFKLAVWLDEFLRHLTRLKEIKERVLVGNINGAIGTYASFGDKGPQVEALTLNILGLNTPLISWQSARDRFSEYASVVALISGTLGKIGNEFYNLMRTEINEIEEPFSEGKIGSSTMPHKRNPAALEGLASLTSPVFKSVALIHESMRVEHERDAMSWRAEWIALPELNIYLSAQLQIALAILRGLKVNTAQMQKNLVLQQGLLLSEKVMFELGKQLGKQTAHHLVYETAMQAFEQNKPFYDVLVTHPTLAQHISADELANWLEPNNYLGSAIEKVDAVVDFAESSGLLE from the coding sequence ATGGCATCTCATATCATTGATTTTCTCACCTTAGGCAATAATTTCGGTACGGCTGAAATGCGTGAGGTCTGGTCAGAAACAAATCGTCTTAAAAAACATGTCGCAATTGAAATTGCCTTGGCAAAAGCAGAAGGAGAATTAGGGGTAATTCCTAAAGAAGCTGCACAGAAAATTGCAGAGCGTGCCGACCCTGCACAATTCGATTTAGAGGCGATTTCTCAAGAAATTGCTCGCTTAAAGCATTCATTTATGGCGACAATCAATACTTTGCAAGCTCAATGCGGTGAGGCTGGAGAATTTGTTCATTACGGCCCAACGACACAAGATATTGTAGATACTGGAACAGCATTACAGCTTAAAGAGGCATTTCATATCATTGAGCGAGATAGTCGTTTGGTAGCTCAAGAGTTAAAGAAACTAGCGAAACAATATCGTGCTTTGCCAATGGTTGGGAGAACGCATGGTATGCAAGCATTACCTACCACATTTGGCTTCAAATTAGCGGTCTGGTTAGATGAGTTTCTTCGCCATTTAACACGTTTAAAAGAGATAAAGGAAAGGGTATTAGTCGGAAATATTAATGGTGCGATTGGGACTTATGCTTCCTTTGGTGATAAAGGTCCACAAGTTGAAGCTCTCACCTTGAATATTTTGGGATTAAATACGCCATTAATTAGTTGGCAATCTGCAAGGGATCGTTTTTCTGAATATGCTTCAGTTGTCGCATTGATTAGTGGCACTTTAGGCAAAATTGGCAATGAGTTTTATAACCTCATGCGCACAGAAATTAATGAAATTGAAGAACCATTTAGCGAAGGCAAAATTGGTTCTTCTACCATGCCACATAAACGCAATCCAGCTGCTTTAGAAGGTTTAGCAAGTTTAACCTCTCCAGTCTTTAAAAGTGTTGCACTCATTCATGAATCAATGCGAGTAGAACATGAGCGTGATGCAATGAGCTGGCGAGCGGAGTGGATTGCTTTACCAGAATTAAATATTTATCTCTCAGCTCAACTCCAAATTGCATTAGCGATTTTACGTGGTTTAAAAGTAAATACAGCACAGATGCAAAAAAATTTAGTATTGCAACAAGGCTTGTTGTTATCGGAAAAAGTGATGTTTGAGTTAGGAAAACAGTTAGGTAAACAGACCGCACATCATCTTGTTTATGAAACAGCGATGCAAGCTTTTGAACAAAATAAGCCTTTTTACGATGTTTTAGTTACTCATCCTACGCTGGCTCAACATATTAGTGCTGATGAATTAGCAAACTGGTTAGAACCCAATAATTATTTAGGTTCTGCGATTGAGAAAGTTGATGCAGTAGTTGATTTTGCCGAATCCTCAGGGCTGTTGGAGTAA
- a CDS encoding GNAT family N-acetyltransferase gives MEFREITLQEEEIYQQLLHTAYKPVVELGIHFAASNMTLSDIRRHLESNLVYGLFVEGKLVSSVSLRLPWGNNPGPFGVPHIGLFATNPTYKKQGYALKLLIWLEEAILKKQLKVPFVTLGTAENHPWLSQFYINQGFSEIGRANLTDDHTTIYFRKVINTTLFEQWQTRKAQ, from the coding sequence ATGGAATTTCGTGAAATTACCTTACAGGAAGAGGAAATTTATCAACAGTTGTTGCATACAGCATATAAGCCAGTCGTTGAATTAGGTATTCATTTCGCTGCTTCAAATATGACCTTGTCGGATATTCGACGCCATCTTGAGAGCAATTTGGTGTATGGGCTATTTGTAGAGGGCAAGCTGGTGAGCTCAGTCAGTCTACGGTTGCCGTGGGGAAATAATCCTGGCCCTTTTGGTGTGCCTCATATCGGTTTATTTGCCACAAATCCTACTTACAAAAAGCAAGGTTATGCATTGAAATTACTGATTTGGTTAGAAGAAGCGATTTTGAAAAAACAACTTAAAGTACCTTTTGTTACATTAGGCACCGCAGAGAATCATCCATGGTTATCTCAATTTTATATAAATCAGGGATTTAGCGAAATTGGGCGAGCAAATTTAACCGATGATCACACAACGATCTATTTTAGAAAAGTGATTAATACAACGCTTTTTGAGCAGTGGCAAACACGAAAAGCTCAGTAA
- the cysB gene encoding HTH-type transcriptional regulator CysB, which translates to MKLQQLRYIVEIVNQNMNITEAAEVLYTSQPGISKQVRLLESELGINIFERNGKHIRGLTPAGEKIVAIARELLVKAQSIKSVAEEQTRPNKGVLRIATTNTQARYMLPSVIEKFKERYPEVSLHLHQGSPNQIYDALMAGDVDLAITTEAQYLFENAILLPCYMWNRSVIVKSDHPLVEFAKQNRKLTVEELGKYDLITYTFGFTGRSDLDHAFNKVGILPNIVFTATDADVIKTYVRLGLGVGIMATMAHTKEDSDLVAIDASHLFQSSMTQIAFKRGMFLRNYMYDFIQYFSPHLTKMQVETAEQLRDNNAILRLFETTKLEEK; encoded by the coding sequence ATGAAATTACAACAACTTCGTTATATTGTTGAAATCGTTAATCAAAATATGAACATTACAGAAGCTGCGGAGGTGCTTTATACCTCTCAGCCAGGTATCAGTAAACAAGTGCGTTTATTAGAAAGTGAGTTGGGAATTAATATTTTTGAGCGTAATGGTAAACATATTCGAGGTTTAACGCCTGCTGGTGAAAAAATTGTCGCCATCGCTCGTGAATTGTTAGTGAAAGCACAGAGTATTAAGTCTGTTGCAGAAGAGCAAACCCGTCCGAATAAAGGGGTATTGCGTATTGCTACGACAAATACTCAAGCGAGATATATGTTGCCATCGGTGATTGAAAAATTTAAAGAACGCTATCCTGAAGTCAGTTTACATCTTCATCAAGGTTCTCCGAACCAAATTTATGATGCACTAATGGCAGGGGATGTGGATTTAGCAATTACGACAGAAGCACAATATCTATTTGAAAATGCGATTTTATTGCCTTGTTATATGTGGAATCGCTCAGTGATTGTTAAATCTGATCATCCTTTGGTTGAATTTGCGAAACAAAATCGTAAATTAACTGTCGAAGAGCTTGGAAAATACGATTTAATTACGTACACCTTTGGTTTTACAGGGCGTTCTGATTTAGACCATGCGTTCAATAAAGTGGGTATTTTGCCAAATATTGTGTTTACTGCCACAGATGCTGATGTGATTAAAACCTATGTACGTTTAGGACTTGGCGTAGGCATTATGGCAACGATGGCACATACCAAAGAGGATTCGGATTTAGTGGCGATTGATGCAAGCCATTTATTCCAATCGAGCATGACACAGATTGCCTTTAAGCGTGGCATGTTCTTACGTAATTATATGTATGATTTTATTCAATATTTTTCACCACATTTAACTAAAATGCAGGTGGAAACAGCGGAGCAATTACGGGATAACAATGCCATATTGCGTCTGTTTGAAACAACAAAATTAGAGGAAAAATAA
- a CDS encoding cytochrome b562, translating into MNKKLKSLLAVSILAITVPVLANSIETSMKQMDKQISVLSSATDSETFLKHTPTFIEAAKASQNARPKGLNDRQFKDYQSGLQQVIDVVGQAETLAKEGKLDEAKSVLNQLGPIKKAYHKKYK; encoded by the coding sequence ATGAACAAAAAACTCAAATCTTTACTTGCTGTCTCTATCTTAGCTATCACAGTACCAGTATTGGCTAACTCCATTGAAACATCAATGAAACAGATGGATAAACAGATCTCTGTATTATCATCTGCAACAGATAGCGAAACATTTTTAAAACATACGCCAACCTTTATTGAAGCAGCAAAAGCATCTCAAAATGCTCGCCCAAAAGGTTTAAACGACCGTCAATTTAAAGATTATCAATCAGGACTTCAACAGGTTATTGATGTGGTAGGACAGGCAGAAACACTGGCAAAAGAAGGTAAGCTTGATGAAGCGAAATCGGTATTGAATCAGTTAGGTCCAATCAAAAAAGCGTACCATAAGAAGTATAAATAA
- a CDS encoding amino acid ABC transporter permease — MNFDLGYFLGIFPQIIVYLPTTLWIAIVSIFFAIILGLVIALIRVKKIQGIDQLLALYISLFRSMPSVVLLFIVYYGSPQIIPTLVQMPAMTAAIICFTLKYSAYLAEIFRAGLESVDHGQKEAGSAMGLSTFKIYQHVILPQAFVNALPGTGNMFISLLKDSSVAFFVGVPELLAAGKLLTVESYRFFETYLAVGIIYWAVVVLYSWAQKVLENKLSQPYKR, encoded by the coding sequence ATGAATTTTGACTTAGGTTATTTTTTAGGAATTTTTCCTCAAATTATCGTGTATTTACCAACGACATTGTGGATTGCGATAGTGTCTATCTTTTTTGCGATCATTTTAGGCTTAGTGATTGCGTTAATTCGTGTTAAAAAAATTCAAGGTATTGATCAATTATTGGCACTTTATATTTCGTTATTTCGCAGTATGCCTTCCGTCGTGTTGCTTTTTATTGTCTATTATGGTTCGCCTCAAATTATTCCTACCTTAGTACAAATGCCAGCAATGACCGCAGCTATTATTTGTTTCACCTTAAAATATTCCGCTTATTTAGCTGAAATTTTTAGAGCCGGTTTAGAATCTGTGGATCATGGGCAGAAAGAGGCGGGAAGTGCAATGGGACTAAGCACCTTTAAAATTTATCAACATGTGATTTTACCGCAGGCGTTTGTCAATGCACTACCTGGTACGGGGAATATGTTTATTTCCTTACTCAAAGATTCTTCTGTTGCTTTCTTTGTTGGTGTACCTGAATTACTTGCCGCAGGGAAATTATTAACTGTGGAGTCTTATCGCTTTTTCGAAACCTATTTGGCGGTAGGTATTATCTATTGGGCGGTAGTGGTGCTTTACTCTTGGGCTCAAAAAGTATTAGAAAATAAGTTATCTCAACCGTATAAACGTTAA